A single Anopheles arabiensis isolate DONGOLA chromosome 2, AaraD3, whole genome shotgun sequence DNA region contains:
- the LOC120894285 gene encoding proteasome subunit alpha type-4, whose translation MARRYDSRTTIFSPEGRLYQVEYAMEAISHAGTSLGILAKDGILLAAERRNTNKLLDNVIFSEKIYKLNDDMVCSVAGITSDANVLTNLLRVIAQRYQLNYGEAMPCEQLVSHLCDVKQAYTQYGGKRPFGVSILYMGWDKHYGYQLYQSDPSGNYGGWKATCIGNNSAAAVSALKQELSDSDISLVQAQDLAVKVLSKTLDMTKLTSEKIEMAVLTRENNKTVIKILSSAEVDGLIAKYEKAEAEAEAAKKEKLGQKS comes from the exons atG GCTCGTCGTTATGATTCCAGGACCACTATTTTCTCGCCGGAAGGTCGCTTGTATCAGGTGGAGTATGCTATGGAAGCTATCTCACACGCAGGCACTTCGCTTGGCATACTGGCAAAGGATGGAATACTGCTAGCGGCCGAACGGCGCAACACTAACAAACTGTTGGATAATGTGATCTTCTCCGAGAAGATCTACAAACTGAACGA TGATATGGTGTGCTCAGTTGCTGGCATTACTTCGGACGCGAATGTGCTCACGAACCTGCTGCGGGTTATCGCGCAGCGTTACCAGCTGAATTACGGTGAGGCTATGCCCTGCGAGCAGTTAGTATCTCACCTGTGCGATGTGAAACAGGCTTACACGCAGTACGGTGGCAAGCGACCATTCGGCGTTTCTATTCTGTACATGGGCTGGGACAAGCACTACGGTTATCAGCTGTACCAGTCGGATCCCAGCGGCAACTATGGTGGATGGAAGGCAACCTGTATTGGCAACAATTCGGCG GCCGCCGTTTCCGCATTAAAGCAGGAACTGAGCGATAGCGATATCAGCCTCGTGCAGGCGCAGGATTTGGCTGTGAAAGTGCTGTCCAAAACGCTCGATATGACCAAGCTCACATCAGAGAAGA ttgAAATGGCAGTTCTTACCcgtgaaaacaacaaaacagtcaTCAAAATTTTGTCCAGCGCCGAGGTGGACGGCTTGATTGCAAAGTACGAGAAGGCAGAAGCTGAGGCAGAGGCCGCCAAGAAGGAAAAGCTTGGCCAAAAGTCGTAA
- the LOC120894281 gene encoding GPI ethanolamine phosphate transferase 2, giving the protein MNARQDHIAVYTFVVFLFSFSLFCYGFFPLSFSPSTKANLDELPQGVGNASFSGVDYKPKISRAVLMVIDALRMDFVLQEENFQFLNQLLGDGKACLYRLQVHPPTVTMPRIKAMTSGAIPSFLDVILNLGSPEMKLDTFLYQMKQRQQKTVFYGDNTWTNMFPETFHRQGENSDSLYVNDFYKGDRNITKFLKLELEMYDWKLMILHYLGLDHIGHVEGPFSDKVPGKLKEMDKVIKTIYQTMDKWKQKYYTKPLLVITGDHGMRDSGGHGGSSHPETIVPVVIVSDQCAKSEETFLQIDLAPTMSILMGVAIPYASIGSVIDPALKMLHRREMLHALYYNTQRLATKVELILNDKFTKSEWQNSFEEAKQLHQKFMKDAADISAYKRTVLLYTSVSKKITQLLISSYIRYDILFIVIGMVMALFCAAIAVLQLLQDTNESVLTLQPKLFPSINCMLLSFLLLKLLSFEKQSSAEPSNCFHAVLVSLSVVYFTLWAILSHLLKSMQASLWTLLKSASLLSLFIWFGTSFHCISLGSSSFVEEEHQTWYYLTSTIMILLTLKEISVMNTTIGALSRHTKSDASLVEVCKEERNIFCAGSIAFLCIHVAVRRFNQTGDKWQHLPDVGDWLSKEEHKVWLSLTMLVGLCYLVYQICYMAGLLTTVLSLTASLLIYYYRAASGTVSIFGLSASNSAICLTIFWINLVEIFFIGFLPMMYRAIMGRTSQKRTGELFNNCIIIVALLSALLHKPHNVLLVGALLATSRFVAERIDRIADDKHCSILLKVITHYWLGKTFYFYQGNSNSLASIDLNAGYVGLNNFDMLRVGLFLTLHTFSGPILSFLLLLHHTFSDNERDAKHLPVVTNVRERMLTLTNVLITVPGSFFITVATVLRDHIFAWTVFSPKIIYEYFTVWLVLIQVMLVWLLLPKKSCASV; this is encoded by the exons ATGAACGCGCGACAAGATCACATTGCGGTGTACACGtttgtggtgtttttgttttccttcagtttgttttgctacgggttCTTTCCTCTATCATTTTCGCCTTCCACCAAAGCCAACCTAGATGAGCTACCTCAAGGCGTCGGCAATGCCAG ctTTAGCGGCGTTGACTATAAGCCAAAAATATCGAGAGCCGTGTTGATGGTAATAGACGCCCTACGAATGGATTTTGTGCTGCAGGAGGAAAACTTCCAGTTCCTCAACCAGCTGCTGGGTGATGGGAAGGCTTGTCTGTACCGTTTGCAGGTACATCCACCGACGGTAACGATGCCGCGAATAAAAGCAATGACATCCGGTGCGATACCGAGCTTTCTGGACGTGATTCTGAACCTGGGCAGTCCCGAAATGAAGCTGGACACGTTCCTCTATCAAATGaagcaacggcagcagaaaACAGTGTTTTACGGTGACAATACCTGGACTAACATGTTTCCAGAAACGTTTCATCGCCAGGGCGAGAACTCCGACTCACTCTACGTGAATGACTTTTACAAG GGCGACCGAAACATAACAAAGTTTCTTAAGCTGGAGCTAGAGATGTACGATTGGAAGTTAATGATTCTGCATTATCTTGGGCTGGACCACATCGGACACGTGGAGGGCCCATTCAGTGACAAGGTACCGGGCAAGCTGAAGGAAATGGACAAAGTTATAAAAACTATCTATCAAACCATGGACAAATGG AAACAGAAGTACTACACCAAACCATTGCTAGTCATAACGGGTGATCATGGTATGCGAGATTCGGGTGGCCATGGTGGTTCGTCACATCCCGAAACGATCGTACCTGTCGTCATTGTGAGCGATCAATGTGCGAAAAGTGAAGAAACATTCCTGCAAATCGATCTAGCTCCCACCATGTCCATCTTGATGGGCGTTGCCATACCCTATGCATCGATTGGTTCGGTCATTGATCCCGCACTGAAAATGCTACATCGAAGGGAAATGCTGCACGCACTGTATTACAACACTCAAAGACTGGCCACGAAAGTGGAACTAATTTTAAATGATAAATTTACAAAAAGCG AGTGGCAAAATTCCTTTGAAGAGGCGAAACAGCTACATCAGAAGTTTATGAAAGATGCAGCCGACATTTCCGCCTACAAACGAACCGTTTTGCTGTACACATCCGTGTCGAAAAAGATAACGCAACTGCTGATTTCAAGCTACATACGATATGACATTCTGTTTATCGTGATCGGCATGGTTATggctttgttttgtgctgcaATTGCAGTTTTGCAGCTTTTGCAAGATACAAATGAGAGCGTTTTAACCCTGCAACCGAAACTCTTTCCCAGCATCAACTGTATGCTTTTAAGCTTTCTTCTACTGAAGCTTTTGTCGTTCGAGAAGCAATCGTCTGCGGAACCGTCCAATTGCTTCCATGCGGTATTAGTCTCCCTGTCGGTGGTCTACTTTACGCTGTGGGCAATACTTTCGCACTTGCTCAAGAGCATGCAGGCATCGCTATGGACACTACTCAAAAGTGCATCGTTGCTTTCGCTTTTCATTTGGTTCGGTACAAGCTTCCATTGTATTTCGCTGGGCAGTAGCTCGTTCGTGGAGGAAGAGCATCAAACTTGGTACTACCTCACCAGCACCATAATGATACTGCTTACCTTAAAGGAGATAAGCGTAATGAACACCACGATCGGCGCGCTCAGTCGACACACGAAATCCGATGCATCGCTGGTGGAAGTGTGCAAAGAGGAACGGAACATTTTCTGTGCCGGTTCGATCGCTTTCTTGTGCATTCACGTTGCTGTACGACGCTTCAATCAAACGGGCGACAAGTGGCAACACTTACCGGACGTGGGCGATTGGCTATCAAAGGAGGAACATAAAGTGTGGCTTAGCCTGACCATGCTGGTCGGGTTGTGCTATTTGGTGTATCAAATCTGCTACATGGCCGGACTGCTCACCACTGTACTATCGCTGACGGCTTCCTTGCTTATCTACTACTACCGTGCTGCGTCTGGCACCGTGAGCATCTTCGGGTTAAGTGCATCCAA CTCAGCAATttgtttgaccattttttGGATTAATTTGGTAGAAATATTCTTTATCGGATTTTTACCGATGATGTATCGGGCAATTATGGGACGTACTTCGCAAAAACGCACGGGAGAGCTGTTCAACAACTGTATTATCATCGTTGCGCTGCTGTCCGCACTACTGCACAAACCGCACAATGTATTGCTCGTTGGCGCACTGCTGGCTACGAGCAGATTTGTCGCTGAACGTATAGACCGCATTGCGGATGACAAGCACTGTAGCATATTGCTCAAAGTAATCACTCATTATTGGTTAGGGAAAACGTTTTATTTCTATCAG GGTAACTCCAACAGTTTGGCCTCCATCGATCTCAACGCGGGCTATGTGGGACTGAACAACTTCGACATGCTGCGTGTGGGGTTGTTCCTTACTCTGCATACCTTTAGTGGGCCTATTTTAAGTTTCCTCCTATTGCTTCATCACACTTTCTCCGACAACGAACGAGATGCGAA GCATCTACCGGTAGTGACTAACGTAAGGGAAAGAATGCTTACACTTACTAACGTACTTATTACCGTACCCGGGAGCTTTTTCATAACAGTCGCTACGGTATTGCGCGACCACATATTCGCGTGGACCGTCTTTTCGCCAAAGATCATCTATGAGTACTTTACCGTGTGGTTGGTATTGATTCAGGTAATGCTAGTCTGGCTACTGCTGCCAAAGAAATCGTGTGCCAGTGTGTGA
- the LOC120896148 gene encoding DNA replication licensing factor MCM4, with translation MSSPARSTRSRRGGDSSQENSQRTPMKQSTSNSETETPMRIGSSMPTNGASVAIESSDQVTVPTSPAVDQPVLQATSPYGRAAGMSQIDISSPLNYGTPSSMGSIRTPRSGVRGTPMRQRPDLRVDKLPRQVNVGSSDAHLDPIQEESQASAGDIPSSGPRLVVWGTNVVVTECMSKFKQFILRYIDPNAAQDELTEGINLNEPLYMQKLEEIHTLEEPYLNFNCSHLKTFDETLYRQLICYPQDVIPALDMAVNEMFFERYPAAILEHQIQVRPFNADKTRNMRALNPEDIDQIITISGMVIRTSNIVPEMRCAFFKCSICSFSVVVELERGRIAEPTLCSHCNTNHCFQLIHNRSQFADRQLIKLQESPDDMAAGQTPHNVLLMAHEDLVDKVQPGDRVTVTGIYKAMPIQENPRQSAMKSVYRTHIDVLHFRKVDEKRLYEEEEGKDHMFPPERIELLKKIAEKPDVYDRLVRCIAPSIYENTDIKKGILLQMFGGSKKKQATSGRQNFRAEIHILMCGDPGTSKSQLLQYVYNLVPRTQYTSGRGSSAVGLTAYVTKDAETRQLVLQTGALVLADNGVCCIDEFDKMNDSTRSVLHEVMEQQTLSIAKVGIICQLNARTSILAAANPSESQWNKNKTIIENVQLPHTLMSRFDLIFLILDPQDEVFDRRLAAHLVSMYYATREEDEDTLVDMSVLRDYIAYAKEHINPVLSEEAQLRLIQVYVDMRKVGAGRGQISAYPRQLESLIRLSEAHAKVRLSETVDVQDVEEAWRLHREALKQSATDPLSGKIDVGILTTGLSSEARKKRAEVVKSIKANLKAKGKISTIPYQKLFGEIKDGSQVLITKEMFEDALKELQDEGVIVIVGNNTIRVC, from the exons ATGTCTAGCCCTGCAAGATCAACCCGTAGCCGTCGGGGTGGAGATAGTTCGCAGGAAAATTCTCAAAGAACTCCAATGAAGCAGA GCACTTCCAACAGTGAAACGGAAACGCCAATGCGCATTGGAAGCAGCATGCCGACCAACGGGGCGAGTGTGGCGATCGAAAGCTCCGATCAAGTAACGGTGCCCACTTCGCCCGCGGTCGACCAGCCGGTGTTGCAGGCGACCAGTCCCTACGGCCGTGCTGCTGGTATGAGCCAGATTGACATCAGCTCTCCGCTGAACTACGGGACACCCAGCTCGATGGGATCGATTCGTACGCCCAGATCCGGTGTTCGCGGTACACCGATGCGCCAGCGACCGGATCTGCGGGTGGATAAGCTTCCGCGCCAAGTGAATGTAGGCAGCTCGGATGCACATCTCGATCCGATACAAGAAGAGAGCCAAGCCTCGGCGGGTGACATTCCCAGCTCCGGTCCCCGTTTGGTTGTGTGGGGCACGAATGTCGTCGTGACGGAATGCATGAGCAAGTTTAAGCAATTCATCTTGCGCTACATCGACCCGAACGCGGCACAGGATGAATTGACGGAAGGCATCAATCTGAATGAGCCACTGTACATGCAGAAGCTGGAAGAG ATCCACACATTGGAGGAACCGTACTTGAACTTCAATTGTTCGCATCTGAAAACGTTTGACGAGACGTTGTACCGTCAGCTGATATGTTACCCGCAAGAC GTGATCCCTGCGCTGGATATGGCGGTGAATGAGATGTTCTTCGAGCGGTACCCGGCAGCTATACTTGAGCATCAGATTCAAGTACGTCCGTTCAATGCGGACAAGACACGCAACATGCGTGCACTCAACCCAGAGGATATTGATCAAATCATCACGATCAGCGGCATGGTGATCCGTACGTCAAACATCGTGCCTGAAATGCGCTGTGCGTTCTTCAAGTGCTCGATTTGCAGCTTCTCCGTCGTGGTGGAGCTGGAGCGGGGCCGCATTGCAGAGCCGACGCTTTGTTCGCACTGCAACACGAACCACTGCTTTCAGCTCATCCACAATCGCTCGCAGTTCGCTGATCGTCAGCTGATCAAGCTGCAGGAATCGCCGGACGATATGGCGGCTGGGCAAACGCCCCACAACGTGCTGCTGATGGCGCACGAAGACTTGGTGGACAAAGTGCAGCCGGGTGACCGTGTGACGGTGACCGGTATCTACAAGGCGATGCCGATACAGGAGAACCCTCGTCAATCGGCAATGAAATCGGTTTACCGCACGCACATCGATGTGCTGCACTTCCGCAAGGTGGACGAGAAGCGGCTgtacgaggaggaggagggtaAGGACCACATGTTCCCACCGGAGCGGATTGAGCTGCTGAAGAAGATTGCGGAGAAACCGGATGTGTACGATCGGTTGGTGCGCTGTATCGCTCCGTCCATCTACGAGAACACGGACATCAAGAAGGGCATCCTGTTGCAGATGTTTGGCGGGTCGAAGAAAAAGCAGGCCACCTCTGGGCGGCAGAACTTCCGTGCCGAAATACACATTCTCATGTGCGGTGATCCCGGAACGTCCAAATCGCAGCTGCTTCAGTACGTGTACAACTTGGTACCACGCACCCAGTACACATCCGGCCGTGGATCTTCGGCGGTCGGTTTGACGGCCTACGTTACGAAGGACGCCGAGACGCGACAGCTGGTGCTGCAAAC TGGTGCTTTGGTGCTGGCAGACAATGGCGTGTGCTGTATCGATGAGTTCGACAAGATGAACGATTCGACCAGAAGCGTGTTGCATGAGGTAATGGAACAGCAAACGTTAAGCATTGCAAAGGTGGGGATTATCTGCCAGTTGAACGCTCGCACATCGATTCTGGCTGCTGCCAATCCTTCCGAATCTCAATGGAACAAGAACAAGACGATCATTGAAAACGTGCAGCTGCCGCACACGCTGATGTCCCGCTTCGACTTGATTTTCTTGATCTTGGACCCTCAGGATGAGGTGTTTGATCGGCGGCTCGCGGCTCACTTGGTGTCGATGTATTATGCAACTCGCGAAGAGGACGAAGATACGCTAGTG GACATGAGTGTGCTGCGTGACTACATTGCATATGCCAAGGAACACATCAATCCTGTGCTGTCTGAGGAAGCCCAGCTGCGGCTCATTCAAGTGTACGTCGACATGCGAAAGGTGGGCGCAGGTAGAGGGCAAATTTCGGCCTACCCTCGGCAGTTGGAAAGTTTGATCCGTCTGTCGGAGGCTCACGCTAAGGTGCGTCTCAGCGAAACGGTAGATGTGCAGGACGTCGAGGAAGCTTGGCGACTTCATCGAGAGGCGCTGAAACAATCGGCGACGGATCCACTGTCCGGCAAGATTGATGTCGGTATCCTTACCACGGGCTTGTCCAGTGAGGCTCGCAAGAAGCGCGCAGAAGTAGTGAAGTCAATCAAGGCAAATCTTAAAGCAAAGGGTAAAATCTCCACCATTCCATATCAGAAACTGTTTGGCGAAATCAAGGACGG
- the LOC120894284 gene encoding LOW QUALITY PROTEIN: protein immune deficiency (The sequence of the model RefSeq protein was modified relative to this genomic sequence to represent the inferred CDS: deleted 1 base in 1 codon) — protein sequence MVKFSNLIGTLFSKSAASKLETDAAPLPPRRKADAYGDETMAHTNTPAAAAAATQNGNFPNGVQVVPGMENLALVPGGSSQSLEPVAGDHHTATPQTVVNNVQHNTLTAPQTSISNTTGMQVYQIRNASNLHIGNSYTFNTAAVVDEGASTSGSLPGAGSAVKWANLRLSNTISQMMQSQDEVDTELLDTVSRHLGYEWKSFARRLEYSEGQIDAFEADNSTLAEQIYSFMLDWTRNDDDPTLGRLVTLLWNNKHKETVYYIKQVWKKRKEDKNSPELSS from the exons ATGGTGAagttttcaaatttaataGGCACTCTGTTCAGTAAAAGTGCAGCATCGAAGCTAGAGACCGATGCTGCTCCATTGCCGCCCCGACGAAAGGCCGATGCGTACGGGGACGAGACTATGGCTCATACCAacactcctgctgctgctgctgctgctacgcaAAATGGGAATTTCCCAAATGGTGTGCAGGTTGTGCCAGGAATGGAAAACTTAGCACTTGTTCCGGGCGGATCGTCACAGTCGTTAGAACCAGTTGCGGGGGATCATCACACAGCGACACCGCAGACGGTGGTGAACAATGTGCAGCACAACACGCTCACAGCC CCCCAAACCTCCATCTCCAACACAACTGGAATGCAGGTGTATCAGATAAGGAACGCGAGCAATCTACACATCGGAAACAGCTACACGTTTAATACTGCGGCCGTGGTGGACGAAGGTGCTTCCACGAGCGGATCGTTGCCGGGTGCCGGATCCGCCGTGAAGTGGGCCAACTTGCGACTGTCGAACACTATTTCGCAAATGATGCAGAGCCAGGACGAGGTGGACACGGAGCTGCTTGATACGGTGTCGCGCCACTTGGGCTATGAATGGAAAAGCTTCGCCCGTAGGCTTGAATACTCGGAGGGGCAAATCGATGCCTTTGAAGCGGACAACTCCACACTGGCTGAG CAAATATACAGCTTTATGTTAGACTGGACCCGCAACGATGATGATCCTACACTTGGTCGTCTTGTGACGTTGTTGTGGAACAACAAGCACAAGGAAACAGTATACTACATTAAACAGGTGTggaagaaacgaaaagaagataaaaattCTCCCGAACTGAGCAGTTAG
- the LOC120894283 gene encoding origin recognition complex subunit 1, giving the protein MKSKSYNNNKFSSPITWVGKQYQPDVNCVKNRFAAFYSKCIFGALTLEVGNYVLVSDMDAAEPDSIDGCDVARIVHMYEVLNSDCTNMDPCRAIVEWYSRPSALPKLITGDENYTFDAREVIADSRFSPDISIETIFNLCWVEHVPLQTNLAEIQALKSSSHGPSFFARYKLEKASGRKWSLNALVPMVDATTPRKRRSMYDRSNEPIIETPKTPKLKLTRTKSLENMASLSPNQKSKLIEDRWAVKLIDVKQNIDEITDILSEIEISDSENRRPTANQEKLQKVRRSSMNLRLHPKPSAYASNSGTDDECLNYSIVRDGATTSERQIKIKLRLSENQKNTESPKSLRKRVTSSSVPPEHVSPPKCRKSLLPADVESVSTPSGRSHRKSILKTPSTHASQVGTPKRNIQLSNIIEECSNGRRVSRLLELSPKKLEPLPIDEPKTPKRNSRLSSVGATLPSSASKGTPKSANKMKLIRDGTIKPNIHSRDAPVQDGANELAVARERLHVSATPSSLPCREKEYEEIYNFLEGKIFDGCGGCMYISGVPGTGKTATTTAVLRALKHLSEEEDIPKFEFVDINGMRLTEPRQAYVHIYRQLTGKTLAWEQAYNLLNKRFTTKAPRRITTVLLVDELDILCNKRQDVVYNLLNWPTMPTAQLIVVTIANTMDLPERLLMGKISSRLGLTRLTFQPYNFRQLQEIVMARLVGMSAFNSDAVQLVARKVAAVSGDARRALDICRRATELADDQARKSNESVTVSMIHVQQALTEMITSAKVKTIRSCSRLEQLFLQAVTAEVTRTGIEECNFLGVYSQFESLAAFSGIIVPNPGRAMAICARLAASRLLICECGKSDIYQKILLNISTDDVHFALQASKLL; this is encoded by the exons ATGAAAAGCAAAtcgtataataataataagtttAGCTCGCCGATTACATGGGTAGGCAAGCAGTACCAGCCAGATGTGAATTGTGTGAAAAATCGCTTTGCCGCGTTCTACTC aaaatgtattttcggCGCCCTCACGCTAGAGGTGGGTAATTACGTACTCGTCTCCGACATGGATGCGGCGGAACCGGACTCGATCGATGGTTGTGATGTGGCACGCATCGTCCACATGTACGAGGTGTTGAATTCGGACTGCACCAATATGGACCCATGCCGAGCGATTGTGGAATGGTATTCCAG ACCGTCAGCATTACCAAAACTGATAACGGGCGACGAGAACTACACTTTCGATGCCCGTGAAGTAATAGCCGATTCTCGCTTCAGTCCCGACATATCGATTGAAACCATTTTCAACCTTTGCTGGGTGGAACACGTGCCACTGCAGACCAATTTGGCAGAGATACAAGCACTGAAATCTTCCTCGCACGGCCCATCGTTTTTCGCTCGCTACAAGCTAGAAAAAGCATCCGGAAGAAAATGGTCCCTAAATGCGTTGGTTCCGATGGTCGATGCGACAACGCCACGAAAGAGAAGATCGATGTACGATCGGTCGAACGAACCGATCATAGAAACGCCCAAAACGCCCAAGCTGAAGCTGACGCGCACCAAGTCGTTGGAAAATATGGCTTCGCTCAGCCCGAACCAGAAAAGTAAATTAATCGAAGATCGTTGGGCCGTTAAGCTGATTGATGTGAAGCAAAATATCGATGAAATTACGGACATTCTCAGCGAGATAGAGATAAGCGATAGCGAAAACAGGAGACCGACTGCAAACCAGGAGAAGCTGCAGAAAGTCCGTAGAAGCTCAATGAATTTAAGGCTACACCCAAAGCCAAGCGCTTACGCGTCCAATAGCGGCACCGATGACGAATGTTTGAACTACTCAATCGTCAGGGACGGAGCAACAACGAGCGAGCGGCAGATAAAGATAAAACTGAGACTTTCGGAGAAtcaaaaaaatacagaatCACCCAAATCGTTGCGCAAAAGAGTCACATCTTCTTCCGTTCCTCCAGAGCACGTTTCACCTCCCAAGTGCCGTAAATCGTTGCTGCCTGCGGATGTTGAAAGCGTAAGCACCCCGTCGGGACGCTCTCATAGGAAAAGCATTTTGAAAACACCCAGCACACACGCATCGCAAGTTGGCACTCCAAAGCGAAACATTCAACTATCTAACATAATCGAGGAATGTTCCAACGGGCGTCGCGTGTCCCGCCTGCTAGAGCTGTCGCCCAAAAAACTAGAACCTCTGCCGATAGACGAACCTAAAACGCCAAAACGAAACAGTCGTCTGTCCTCTGTTGGTGCCACACTTCCTTCAAGTGCCAGCAAAGGGACGCCCAAAAGTGCGAACAAAATGAAGCTCATCCGTGACGGCACCATTAAACCTAACATTCACTCCCGCGACGCTCCAGTACAGGACGGTGCAAACGAACTGGCTGTTGCGCGTGAACGGCTGCACGTGTCGGCCACACCGAGCAGTTTGCCGTGTCGCGAGAAAGAGTACGAAGAGATTTACAACTTTTTGGAGGGCAAGATTTTTGACGGCTGCGGAGGCTGCATGTATATATCGGGAGTGCCGGGCACGGGCAAGACTGCCACCACGACGGCCGTTTTACGGGCGCTCAAACATCTGTCCGAAGAGGAGGACATACCCAAGTTCGAGTTTGTCGACATCAATGGTATGAGATTGACCGAGCCACGTCAGGCTTATGTGCACATCTATCGGCAGCTGACAGGGAAGACACTAGCCTGGGAGCAAGCGTACAATTTGCTGAACAAACGGTTCACCACGAAAGCACCGCGGCGCATCACtacggtgctgctggtggacgaGCTGGACATTCTTTGCAATAAGCGGCAGGATGTCGTGTACAACTTACTGAACTGGCCCACCATGCCAACGGCTCAGCTGATCGTTGTCACCATTGCCAACACGATGGATCTGCCCGAGCGTTTGCTGATGggcaaaatttcatcccgACTTGGGCTGACACGTTTGACGTTCCAGCCGTACAACTTCCGCCAGCTGCAGGAGATCGTAATGGCCCGCTTGGTAGGCATGAGTGCTTTCAACAGCGATGCGGTGCAACTGGTGGCGCGTAAAGTGGCAGCCGTTTCTGGCGATGCCCGTCGTGCACTGGACATTTGCCGCAGGGCCACCGAATTGGCCGACGATCAGGCAAGAAAATCGAACGAGTCGGTTACGGTGTCCATGATACACGTGCAGCAAGCTCTGACGGAAATGATCACCAGCGCGAAGGTGAAAACCATCCGCAGCTGTTCCCGTTTGGAACAACTGTTTCTGCAAGCCGTTACAGCGGAGGTCACCCGTACCGGTATTGAGGAATGCAATTTTCTGGGCGTTTATTCGCAGTTCGAATCGCTGGCCGCATTTTCGGGTATTATCGTGCCCAATCCAGGCCGAGCTATGGCGATCTGTGCGCGTCTGGCGGCGTCCCGCCTGCTTATATGCGAATGCGGTAAAAGTGATATTTATCAGAAAATTTTACTTAACATCAGCACGGACGATGTACATTTTGCCCTGCAGGCTAGcaaattgctttaa